In Musa acuminata AAA Group cultivar baxijiao chromosome BXJ2-10, Cavendish_Baxijiao_AAA, whole genome shotgun sequence, a genomic segment contains:
- the LOC103968833 gene encoding 17.0 kDa class II heat shock protein → MDVRMVGLDGPLLSTLQHLMDMPDEMEKTFGGPSHTYVRDAKAMATTPADVKELPGAYVFVVDMPGLKGGEIKVQVEDGRVLVVSGERKRGPDGEDGKDGGVKYLRMERRVGKFMRKFSLPDNADVDAISAVCQDGVLTVTVQKVPPPEPKKPKTIEVKVA, encoded by the coding sequence ATGGATGTGAGAATGGTCGGTCTGGATGGTCCTTTGTTGTCGACGCTGCAGCACCTGATGGACATGCCTGACGAGATGGAGAAGACCTTCGGCGGGCCCAGCCACACCTACGTCCGCGACGCCAAGGCCATGGCCACCACCCCGGCCGACGTCAAGGAGCTCCCCGGCGCCTACGTCTTCGTCGTGGACATGCCGGGACTCAAGGGGGGCGAGATCAAGGTCCAGGTCGAGGACGGCCGCGTCCTCGTCGTCAGCGGCGAGCGCAAGCGAGGCCCCGACGGGGAGGATGGCAAGGACGGCGGGGTCAAGTACCTGCGGATGGAGCGCCGCGTCGGCAAGTTCATGCGCAAGTTCTCCCTCCCCGATAACGCCGACGTCGACGCTATTTCGGCGGTGTGCCAGGACGGTGTGCTCACCGTCACCGTCCAGAAGGTGCCGCCGCCGGAGCCCAAGAAGCCCAAAACCATCGAGGTCAAGGTCGCCTGA
- the LOC103968834 gene encoding DEAD-box ATP-dependent RNA helicase 42 isoform X1 → MDDGKPRKEESRRSDRERAKEERSGDRHRDRDKHRDRDSERGDRESRRSEREHSVEGKHHRDSRHKKEREREREREKEKDKERTKERARDREKERDRDREDRDRDREERAREREKEREKEKAREDREKERERARKREEKEREKEDRERERERERERAKEKRRGLESDEEGHDRKRRRRDDHRDRDREQSSRVDRHREGSEDNRKSRAVEEEMDNKETKTREEVLEEEQRKLDEEIDKRRRRVQEWQEMRRKKEEEEREKMGDGNGKEEEAKSGKNWTLEGESDDEETAASSKSDKGMSVDGESPKPIDGDGEAMAVDPVDEDVVPQDSEEGNDNGEEEIDPLDAFMMSTVFPEVERLQSAELAAMPDEKKASPGKASKEVVSNGGRQRKGEKNAMGRIIPGEDSDPDYEDLENEEVAVEDEDDEEFMKRVKKTKAEKLSIVDHSKIQYLPFRKNLYIELKEISRMSAEEVSAYRKQLELKIHGKDVPKPIRTWSQAGLGTKILDTIKKLNFEKPMPIQAQALPIIMSGRDCIGIAKTGSGKTLAFVLPMLRHIKDQPEVVSGEGPIGLVMAPTRELVQQIYSDIKKFAKPLNINCVPVYGGSGVAQQISELKRGTEIVVCTPGRMIDILCTSGGKITNLRRVTFLVMDEADRMFDMGFEPQITRIIQNTRPDRQTVLFSATFPRQVEILARKVLNKPVEIQVGGRSVVNKDITQLVEVRPESERFLRLLELLGEWYEKGKILIFVHSQDKCDALFRDLLKHGYPCLSLHGAKDQTDRESTISDFKSNICNLLIATSIAARGLDVKELELVVNFDVPNHYEDYVHRVGRTGRAGRKGCAITFISQEDERYAPDLVKALELSEQAVPADLKALADGFMAKVNQGTEHAHGTGYGGSGFKFNEEEDEARKAAKKAQAREYGFEEDKSDSDSEDEGVRKAGGDLSQAAAIAAQVAALAAVSKVANTSMPVQVATQLPFAGALPSGNLSSVAALASTPGTALPGEAAARAAAIAAALNLQHNLAKIQAEAMPQHYEAELEINDFPQNARWKVTHKETLGPISEWTGAAITTRGQYFPPGKIAGPGERKLYLYIEGPTESSVKKAKAEVKRVLEDYTAQALNLPSASQPGCGLCFCLRMLFADDPALAFRESVVVVNNGITCPYGNYGKFLILQVQLYC, encoded by the exons ATGGACGACGGTAAGCCGAGGAAGGAGGAGTCGAGGCGGAGCGATCGGGAAAGGGCTAAAGAGGAGAGGAGCGGCGACCGCCACCGCGATAGGGACAAGCACCGGGACCGGGACTCTGAGCGCGGCGATCGCGAGAGCCGGCGGTCCGAGCGGGAGCACAGCGTCGAGGGCAAGCATCACCGTGATTCTCGCCACaaaaaggagagggagagagagagggagagggagaaggagaaggataaGGAGCGCACCAAAGAGAGGGCCAGAGATCGGGAGAAGGAGAGGGATAGGGATAGAGAAGACAGGGATAGGGACAGAGAGGAGAGggcgagggagagggagaaggagagggaaaaggagaaagccaGGGAGGATAGAGAAAAGGAGAGGGAGAGGGCTAGAAAAAGGGAGGAGAAGGAACGAGAGAAGGAGGATAGagagagggaaagagaaagagagagggagagggcaaAGGAGAAGCGGCGGGGGCTGGAAAGTGACGAGGAGGGCCATGACAGGAAGCGCCGAAGGAGGGATGACCACCGTGACCGTGATCGTGAGCAGAGCAGCCGGGTCGACAGACACCGGGAAGGGAGTGAGGATAACAGGAAGAGCCGGGCCGTTGAGGAGGAGATGGATAATAAGGAAACTAAGACTCGTGAGGAGGTCCTGGAAGAGGAGCAGCGGAAGTTGGATGAAGAAATCGACAAGCGGCGACGTAGGGTCCAGGAGTGGCAGGAGAtgcggaggaagaaggaagaggaggagagagagaagatGGGTGACGGCAATGGCaaggaggaggaagccaagtCTGGCAAGAATTGGACTTTGGAAGGGGAGTCTGATGATGAGGAAACTGCAGCTTCCTCGAAGTCTGACAAGGGCATGTCTGTTGATGGAGAAAGTCCCAAGCCGATAGATGGAGATGGGGAAGCTATGGCTGTGGATCCTGTGGATGAAGATGTTGTTCCTCAGGACTCTGAAGAAGGAAATGATAATGGTGAGGAAGAAATTGACCCACTCGATGCCTTCATGATGTCCACGGTATTTCCTGAAGTTGAGAGGTTGCAGAGTGCTGAGCTTGCGGCCATGCCTGATGAAAAGAAAGCCTCCCCTGGAAAGGCTTCTAAGGAAGTTGTTAGTAATGGTGGTCGGCAGAGAAAAGGTGAGAAGAATGCAATGGGGAGGATAATTCCAGGTGAAGATTCTGATCCTGACTATGAGGATCTGGAGAATGAGGAGGTTGCTGTGGAGGATGAAGATGATGAAGAGTTCATGAAAAGGGTCAAGAAGACGAAGGCTGAAAAGCTGTCAATTGTGGACCACTCAAAGATCCAGTACTTACCTTTCAGGAAAAATTTGTACATTGAATTGAAGGAGATCTCAAGGATGTCAGCCGAGGAGGTTTCAGCCTACCGCAAGCAGCTTGAACTGAAGATACACGGGAAGGATGTGCCTAAGCCGATTAGGACATGGAGTCAGGCTGGACTGGGTACCAAAATACTGGATACAATTAAGAAGCTTAACTTTGAAAAGCCTATGCCCATTCAAGCTCAGGCACTCCCCATCATCATGAGTGGACGGGACTGCATCGGAATTGCAAAGACTGGTTCAGGTAAGACGCTAGCTTTTGTTTTACCAATGCTCAGACATATTAAAGACCAGCCTGAGGTGGTGTCTGGTGAGGGTCCTATTGGACTTGTCATGGCTCCTACCAGGGAGCTTGTTCAACAGATTTATAGTGACATCAAGAAGTTTGCAAAGCCATTAAACATCAACTGTGTGCCAGTGTATGGAGGCTCAGGTGTTGCTCAGCAGATCAGTGAGCTAAAGCGGGGTACTGAGATTGTGGTTTGCACTCCTGGTCGGATGATAGATATTCTCTGCACAAGTGGTGGAAAAATCACTAATCTTCGCAGGGTAACCTTCTTGGTCATGGATGAAGCTGATAGAATGTTTGACATGGGCTTTGAGCCTCAGATCACCAGGATAATCCAGAATACACGGCCGGATCGCCAGACAGTTCTGTTTTCAGCTACATTTCCTCGGCAAGTGGAAATATTAGCTCGCAAGGTGTTGAACAAGCCTGTCGAGATCCAAGTTGGTGGTAGAAGTGTAGTTAACAAAGATATCACTCAATTGGTTGAGGTTAGACCAGAAAGTGAGAGGTTCTTGAGGCTATTGGAACTCCTAGGCGAATGGTATGAGAAGGGAAAGATTCTTATTTTTGTTCATTCACAAGATAAATGTGATGCTCTCTTTAGGGATTTACTGAAGCATGGTTATCCGTGCCTGTCCCTTCATGGTGCTAAGGATCAGACTGACCGTGAATCTACAATATCTGATTTCAAGAGTAATATCTGCAACCTTTTAATTGCCACTAGCATTGCCGCAAGAGGTTTAGATGTGAAAGAGCTTGAGCTTGTGGTGAACTTTGATGTCCCGAACCACTATGAAGATTATGTTCATCGTGTTGGCAGAACTGGTCGAGCAGGCAGAAAAGGCTGTGCTATCACATTTATTTCACAGGAAGATGAGCGTTATGCACCCGATCTAGTGAAAGCCTTGGAACTTTCTGAACAAGCTGTTCCTGCAGATCTGAAGGCATTAGCTGATGGCTTCATGGCAAAGGTTAACCAGGGAACTGAGCATGCTCATGGAACTGGCTATGGCGGAAGCGGTTTTAAGTTTAATGAAGAAGAGGATGAAGcaaggaaagctgcaaagaaagctcAGGCAAGAGAATATGGGTTTGAGGAAGATAAATCAGATTCAGATTCTGAGGATGAAGGGGTGCGAAAGGCTGGTGGTGATCTGTCGCAGGCTGCAGCAATCGCTGCCCAAGTCGCAGCATTAGCTGCAGTTTCGAAGGTAGCTAATACTTCAATGCCAGTTCAGGTTGCCACCCAATTGCCTTTCGCTGGCGCCCTACCCTCTGGGAACCTTTCTAGTGTAGCTGCTCTAGCTTCCACTCCTGGCACTGCTTTGCCTGGAGAGGCTGCTGCTAGAGCAGCTGCAATAGCTGCTGCATTGAATTTGCAGCACAATTTGGCAAAGATACAAGCTGAAGCTATGCCTCAACACTATGAAGCTGAGTTGGAGATCAATGACTTCCCACAGAATGCTCGTTGGAAGGTCACCCACAAAGAGACGTTAGGTCCAATTTCAGAGTGGACGGGAGCTGCTATTACTACTAGGGGCCAATACTTTCCACCAGGCAAGATTGCTGGTCCAGGAGAACGCAAACTTTACCTATATATTGAGGGCCCTACTGAGTCTTCTGTTAAGAAAGCTAAAGCTGAGGTGAAAAGAGTCCTGGAGGATTACACAGCTCAGGCTTTGAATCTTCCTAGTGCTTCCCAACCAG GATGTGGCCTGTGCTTCTGCTTGCGCATGTTGTTCGCGGATGATCCTGCACTGGCATTCAGGGAGTCGGTCGTGGTGGTTAACAATGGCATCACAT GTCCGTATGGCAATTACGGAAAGTTTCTCATTCTCCAGGTCCAGCTTTATTGTTGA
- the LOC103968834 gene encoding DEAD-box ATP-dependent RNA helicase 42 isoform X2: MDDGKPRKEESRRSDRERAKEERSGDRHRDRDKHRDRDSERGDRESRRSEREHSVEGKHHRDSRHKKEREREREREKEKDKERTKERARDREKERDRDREDRDRDREERAREREKEREKEKAREDREKERERARKREEKEREKEDRERERERERERAKEKRRGLESDEEGHDRKRRRRDDHRDRDREQSSRVDRHREGSEDNRKSRAVEEEMDNKETKTREEVLEEEQRKLDEEIDKRRRRVQEWQEMRRKKEEEEREKMGDGNGKEEEAKSGKNWTLEGESDDEETAASSKSDKGMSVDGESPKPIDGDGEAMAVDPVDEDVVPQDSEEGNDNGEEEIDPLDAFMMSTVFPEVERLQSAELAAMPDEKKASPGKASKEVVSNGGRQRKGEKNAMGRIIPGEDSDPDYEDLENEEVAVEDEDDEEFMKRVKKTKAEKLSIVDHSKIQYLPFRKNLYIELKEISRMSAEEVSAYRKQLELKIHGKDVPKPIRTWSQAGLGTKILDTIKKLNFEKPMPIQAQALPIIMSGRDCIGIAKTGSGKTLAFVLPMLRHIKDQPEVVSGEGPIGLVMAPTRELVQQIYSDIKKFAKPLNINCVPVYGGSGVAQQISELKRGTEIVVCTPGRMIDILCTSGGKITNLRRVTFLVMDEADRMFDMGFEPQITRIIQNTRPDRQTVLFSATFPRQVEILARKVLNKPVEIQVGGRSVVNKDITQLVEVRPESERFLRLLELLGEWYEKGKILIFVHSQDKCDALFRDLLKHGYPCLSLHGAKDQTDRESTISDFKSNICNLLIATSIAARGLDVKELELVVNFDVPNHYEDYVHRVGRTGRAGRKGCAITFISQEDERYAPDLVKALELSEQAVPADLKALADGFMAKVNQGTEHAHGTGYGGSGFKFNEEEDEARKAAKKAQAREYGFEEDKSDSDSEDEGVRKAGGDLSQAAAIAAQVAALAAVSKVANTSMPVQVATQLPFAGALPSGNLSSVAALASTPGTALPGEAAARAAAIAAALNLQHNLAKIQAEAMPQHYEAELEINDFPQNARWKVTHKETLGPISEWTGAAITTRGQYFPPGKIAGPGERKLYLYIEGPTESSVKKAKAEVKRVLEDYTAQALNLPSASQPGPYGNYGKFLILQVQLYC, encoded by the exons ATGGACGACGGTAAGCCGAGGAAGGAGGAGTCGAGGCGGAGCGATCGGGAAAGGGCTAAAGAGGAGAGGAGCGGCGACCGCCACCGCGATAGGGACAAGCACCGGGACCGGGACTCTGAGCGCGGCGATCGCGAGAGCCGGCGGTCCGAGCGGGAGCACAGCGTCGAGGGCAAGCATCACCGTGATTCTCGCCACaaaaaggagagggagagagagagggagagggagaaggagaaggataaGGAGCGCACCAAAGAGAGGGCCAGAGATCGGGAGAAGGAGAGGGATAGGGATAGAGAAGACAGGGATAGGGACAGAGAGGAGAGggcgagggagagggagaaggagagggaaaaggagaaagccaGGGAGGATAGAGAAAAGGAGAGGGAGAGGGCTAGAAAAAGGGAGGAGAAGGAACGAGAGAAGGAGGATAGagagagggaaagagaaagagagagggagagggcaaAGGAGAAGCGGCGGGGGCTGGAAAGTGACGAGGAGGGCCATGACAGGAAGCGCCGAAGGAGGGATGACCACCGTGACCGTGATCGTGAGCAGAGCAGCCGGGTCGACAGACACCGGGAAGGGAGTGAGGATAACAGGAAGAGCCGGGCCGTTGAGGAGGAGATGGATAATAAGGAAACTAAGACTCGTGAGGAGGTCCTGGAAGAGGAGCAGCGGAAGTTGGATGAAGAAATCGACAAGCGGCGACGTAGGGTCCAGGAGTGGCAGGAGAtgcggaggaagaaggaagaggaggagagagagaagatGGGTGACGGCAATGGCaaggaggaggaagccaagtCTGGCAAGAATTGGACTTTGGAAGGGGAGTCTGATGATGAGGAAACTGCAGCTTCCTCGAAGTCTGACAAGGGCATGTCTGTTGATGGAGAAAGTCCCAAGCCGATAGATGGAGATGGGGAAGCTATGGCTGTGGATCCTGTGGATGAAGATGTTGTTCCTCAGGACTCTGAAGAAGGAAATGATAATGGTGAGGAAGAAATTGACCCACTCGATGCCTTCATGATGTCCACGGTATTTCCTGAAGTTGAGAGGTTGCAGAGTGCTGAGCTTGCGGCCATGCCTGATGAAAAGAAAGCCTCCCCTGGAAAGGCTTCTAAGGAAGTTGTTAGTAATGGTGGTCGGCAGAGAAAAGGTGAGAAGAATGCAATGGGGAGGATAATTCCAGGTGAAGATTCTGATCCTGACTATGAGGATCTGGAGAATGAGGAGGTTGCTGTGGAGGATGAAGATGATGAAGAGTTCATGAAAAGGGTCAAGAAGACGAAGGCTGAAAAGCTGTCAATTGTGGACCACTCAAAGATCCAGTACTTACCTTTCAGGAAAAATTTGTACATTGAATTGAAGGAGATCTCAAGGATGTCAGCCGAGGAGGTTTCAGCCTACCGCAAGCAGCTTGAACTGAAGATACACGGGAAGGATGTGCCTAAGCCGATTAGGACATGGAGTCAGGCTGGACTGGGTACCAAAATACTGGATACAATTAAGAAGCTTAACTTTGAAAAGCCTATGCCCATTCAAGCTCAGGCACTCCCCATCATCATGAGTGGACGGGACTGCATCGGAATTGCAAAGACTGGTTCAGGTAAGACGCTAGCTTTTGTTTTACCAATGCTCAGACATATTAAAGACCAGCCTGAGGTGGTGTCTGGTGAGGGTCCTATTGGACTTGTCATGGCTCCTACCAGGGAGCTTGTTCAACAGATTTATAGTGACATCAAGAAGTTTGCAAAGCCATTAAACATCAACTGTGTGCCAGTGTATGGAGGCTCAGGTGTTGCTCAGCAGATCAGTGAGCTAAAGCGGGGTACTGAGATTGTGGTTTGCACTCCTGGTCGGATGATAGATATTCTCTGCACAAGTGGTGGAAAAATCACTAATCTTCGCAGGGTAACCTTCTTGGTCATGGATGAAGCTGATAGAATGTTTGACATGGGCTTTGAGCCTCAGATCACCAGGATAATCCAGAATACACGGCCGGATCGCCAGACAGTTCTGTTTTCAGCTACATTTCCTCGGCAAGTGGAAATATTAGCTCGCAAGGTGTTGAACAAGCCTGTCGAGATCCAAGTTGGTGGTAGAAGTGTAGTTAACAAAGATATCACTCAATTGGTTGAGGTTAGACCAGAAAGTGAGAGGTTCTTGAGGCTATTGGAACTCCTAGGCGAATGGTATGAGAAGGGAAAGATTCTTATTTTTGTTCATTCACAAGATAAATGTGATGCTCTCTTTAGGGATTTACTGAAGCATGGTTATCCGTGCCTGTCCCTTCATGGTGCTAAGGATCAGACTGACCGTGAATCTACAATATCTGATTTCAAGAGTAATATCTGCAACCTTTTAATTGCCACTAGCATTGCCGCAAGAGGTTTAGATGTGAAAGAGCTTGAGCTTGTGGTGAACTTTGATGTCCCGAACCACTATGAAGATTATGTTCATCGTGTTGGCAGAACTGGTCGAGCAGGCAGAAAAGGCTGTGCTATCACATTTATTTCACAGGAAGATGAGCGTTATGCACCCGATCTAGTGAAAGCCTTGGAACTTTCTGAACAAGCTGTTCCTGCAGATCTGAAGGCATTAGCTGATGGCTTCATGGCAAAGGTTAACCAGGGAACTGAGCATGCTCATGGAACTGGCTATGGCGGAAGCGGTTTTAAGTTTAATGAAGAAGAGGATGAAGcaaggaaagctgcaaagaaagctcAGGCAAGAGAATATGGGTTTGAGGAAGATAAATCAGATTCAGATTCTGAGGATGAAGGGGTGCGAAAGGCTGGTGGTGATCTGTCGCAGGCTGCAGCAATCGCTGCCCAAGTCGCAGCATTAGCTGCAGTTTCGAAGGTAGCTAATACTTCAATGCCAGTTCAGGTTGCCACCCAATTGCCTTTCGCTGGCGCCCTACCCTCTGGGAACCTTTCTAGTGTAGCTGCTCTAGCTTCCACTCCTGGCACTGCTTTGCCTGGAGAGGCTGCTGCTAGAGCAGCTGCAATAGCTGCTGCATTGAATTTGCAGCACAATTTGGCAAAGATACAAGCTGAAGCTATGCCTCAACACTATGAAGCTGAGTTGGAGATCAATGACTTCCCACAGAATGCTCGTTGGAAGGTCACCCACAAAGAGACGTTAGGTCCAATTTCAGAGTGGACGGGAGCTGCTATTACTACTAGGGGCCAATACTTTCCACCAGGCAAGATTGCTGGTCCAGGAGAACGCAAACTTTACCTATATATTGAGGGCCCTACTGAGTCTTCTGTTAAGAAAGCTAAAGCTGAGGTGAAAAGAGTCCTGGAGGATTACACAGCTCAGGCTTTGAATCTTCCTAGTGCTTCCCAACCAG GTCCGTATGGCAATTACGGAAAGTTTCTCATTCTCCAGGTCCAGCTTTATTGTTGA